Proteins encoded within one genomic window of Paraglaciecola psychrophila 170:
- a CDS encoding adenosine deaminase family protein: protein MLVKSRSVMSLVFIYLFTLSFLWAAIFTRHAMASELNHWFEEFKANASDEALYRLLYAMPKGGDLHNHLSGSNYNQWWGALASDPSKNGGYQYYVKTTLKHCDGYGLNQFGPSSSLLLFVTIQASTYETLTSCEQAEYNPVQSLTNIQKEAWLNGIWLDKPHEGREEFFQTHWQRLNQLNNNPYIAAEMLFKNMQSFADEGLLYLETQANASNFLRSDGTAIPMQEVADIYRNRLAQQDAIDTGLTVRLQHVFLRFSPNAEQALTQSYRFVDKNRDLYVGINAAGREDNDKGYPLRFLSTLRKLRQTLPEVKLSFHAGEVDEPNYHVRDTLLLGVDRIGHGLNLITDPSTMLLMRHNQYLVEINLISNLKLNYVTSYAQHPFPEYLRTGIPVALSTDDRGMWDSNMTDEFFVAVKEFGLTWQEIIKLSENSIQYGFLSATEKASLLDKYKSNMKAFTTKYMNKKEVDNTLIKTGHFICSTYAVCINDNDS from the coding sequence ATGTTAGTTAAATCTCGTTCAGTAATGTCATTAGTTTTCATTTACTTGTTTACCCTATCCTTCCTCTGGGCTGCTATTTTTACTCGTCACGCAATGGCTAGCGAATTGAATCATTGGTTTGAGGAGTTTAAAGCCAATGCATCTGACGAAGCACTCTATCGTTTGCTATATGCGATGCCAAAAGGCGGCGACCTGCATAACCACCTATCAGGTTCTAACTATAACCAGTGGTGGGGAGCGTTAGCAAGCGATCCTTCGAAAAATGGAGGCTACCAGTACTATGTCAAAACAACACTGAAGCACTGTGACGGTTATGGACTTAATCAATTTGGGCCGTCTTCTAGTTTGTTACTGTTCGTGACCATACAAGCCTCTACTTATGAGACATTAACAAGCTGTGAACAGGCTGAATATAACCCTGTGCAATCGCTCACCAATATACAAAAAGAAGCCTGGCTTAATGGGATTTGGTTAGACAAACCTCACGAAGGCAGAGAAGAGTTTTTTCAAACGCATTGGCAGCGCCTTAATCAATTAAACAACAATCCGTATATTGCCGCCGAAATGCTCTTTAAAAACATGCAGTCTTTTGCTGACGAGGGTTTGCTATACCTAGAGACACAAGCTAACGCAAGTAACTTCCTACGCAGTGACGGCACGGCAATCCCCATGCAGGAAGTAGCTGATATTTATCGCAACCGATTGGCCCAGCAAGATGCAATCGATACCGGCCTTACAGTTCGACTACAGCATGTGTTTCTGCGGTTCTCACCTAATGCCGAACAAGCTTTAACGCAAAGTTATCGATTTGTAGATAAGAATCGAGATTTGTATGTAGGTATAAACGCAGCCGGAAGAGAAGATAATGACAAAGGATATCCTTTGCGTTTTTTATCGACATTACGAAAATTGCGACAGACATTGCCTGAAGTAAAACTGTCCTTTCATGCAGGGGAAGTTGATGAGCCTAATTATCATGTTAGAGATACATTATTGTTGGGGGTTGATCGAATAGGGCATGGCCTTAACTTAATTACGGATCCCAGTACCATGTTATTAATGCGTCATAATCAGTACTTAGTTGAAATTAACCTTATTAGTAATTTAAAACTCAATTACGTCACTTCTTATGCTCAACATCCTTTTCCAGAGTATTTACGCACAGGTATTCCTGTGGCCTTATCTACCGATGACCGCGGAATGTGGGATTCAAATATGACAGACGAATTTTTTGTGGCAGTTAAAGAATTCGGATTAACTTGGCAAGAAATCATTAAATTGAGCGAAAATTCAATTCAATATGGATTTTTGTCCGCAACAGAAAAAGCAAGTTTGCTCGACAAGTATAAAAGTAATATGAAGGCATTTACGACAAAATATATGAATAAAAAAGAAGTGGATAATACGCTAATCAAAACCGGACATTTTATTTGTAGTACCTATGCAGTGTGCATAAACGACAATGACTCTTAG
- a CDS encoding formate dehydrogenase subunit delta, which yields MSGTQIKNLVSMLNQIANNNNYKKTDEETAKIVANHLQKFWAVSMRNKMTQYLAEDGPELTNVSKLALAQLK from the coding sequence ATGAGCGGTACTCAAATTAAAAATCTGGTTAGCATGCTCAACCAAATTGCCAATAATAATAATTATAAAAAAACTGACGAAGAGACAGCAAAAATCGTTGCTAATCATTTGCAAAAATTCTGGGCGGTCTCAATGCGAAATAAAATGACGCAATATTTAGCAGAGGATGGACCTGAGCTTACAAATGTATCTAAACTCGCTTTAGCTCAGTTAAAATGA
- the fdhD gene encoding formate dehydrogenase accessory sulfurtransferase FdhD — MTWDDEPKLQGSFQSLPVHYWEQGNDKGQEQLDNIAEEVAIALVYNGISHAVMMASPADLQDFSLGFSLSEGIINNTSEMYDIELVPSEKGIEVRIEISSQRMMSLKSLRRNLTGRTGCGLCGSESLEQAIRPIKSVTPQVLPSSIVIQHALSQLSEHQKLQSLTGAVHGAAWCDGVGDIMLLREDVGRHNALDKLIGALALHKTNTDNGFVLISSRASYEMVQKVTSMNIATLVAVSAPTVLAIKLATQAKLNLIGFARPGRHTLYTKFNK, encoded by the coding sequence TTGACCTGGGACGACGAACCAAAATTGCAGGGAAGCTTTCAATCACTGCCAGTTCATTACTGGGAGCAAGGCAATGATAAAGGCCAAGAGCAGCTTGATAATATCGCGGAAGAGGTTGCCATTGCGTTAGTTTATAATGGCATTTCTCACGCGGTTATGATGGCTTCACCTGCAGATTTGCAGGATTTTTCCTTGGGGTTTAGTTTGTCAGAGGGGATAATTAATAATACGTCTGAAATGTACGATATTGAACTTGTCCCCAGCGAAAAAGGCATAGAAGTACGCATTGAGATTAGTTCTCAACGTATGATGTCTTTAAAATCATTAAGACGAAATCTTACCGGTCGCACAGGCTGTGGTTTATGCGGTAGTGAATCACTAGAACAAGCGATACGGCCAATTAAGAGTGTAACCCCACAAGTGTTACCTTCTTCTATAGTCATTCAGCATGCCTTGTCTCAGTTAAGTGAGCATCAAAAGCTGCAATCCTTAACGGGTGCAGTTCATGGTGCTGCTTGGTGCGATGGTGTTGGAGACATTATGCTATTACGTGAGGATGTTGGTCGACATAACGCCCTAGACAAGCTAATTGGTGCTTTAGCGTTGCATAAAACAAATACTGATAACGGCTTCGTTTTGATTTCGAGCAGAGCGAGTTATGAAATGGTCCAAAAAGTAACGAGCATGAATATTGCCACATTAGTCGCAGTATCAGCTCCTACGGTGTTGGCAATAAAACTTGCAACTCAAGCGAAGCTAAATTTAATCGGTTTTGCACGCCCTGGTCGACATACTTTGTATACTAAATTTAATAAATAA
- the fdhF gene encoding formate dehydrogenase subunit alpha: MVNYYNPATEGASHQPKFDVNKDYGTPASKSTETVCIEIDGVTLTVAEGTSVLRAAAMADINIPKLCASDNLKAFGSCRLCAVQITGMRGYPASCTTPVKEGMVVTTQNDDIAKLRRNIMELYISDHPLDCLTCSSNGDCELQDVAGAVGLREVRYGFDGDNHLDAKIDDSNPYFTFEPSKCITCSRCVRACEEVQGTFALTIEGRGFASKVSAGTSDENFMSSDCVSCGACVQACPTATLMEKSVIEKGQPEHSIITTCAYCGVGCSFKAEMKGEEVIRMVPYKGGKANQGHSCVKGRFAFGYATHKDRVTEPMVRDSIDEEWKVVSWDEALAFSANKIKNIQAKYGRESVGGITSSRCTNEETYLVQKLIRAAFGNNNTDTCARVCHSPTGYGLKATIGESAGTQTFESVMQSDVIMVIGANPTDAHPVFASMLRKRLREGAELIVVDPRTIDLLNTAHISANHHLPLKPGTNVAMINAIAHVVISEGLEDKHFIEKRTDEYNAWREFILDEVNSPEAMESITTVNAEQIRIAARAFAKAKNGAIYYGLGVTEHSQGSTMVMGIANLALATGNIGREGVGINPLRGQNNVQGSCDMGSFPQELPGYQHVSDDLLRGKFEKNWGVTLDNEPGLRIPNMFDAAIEGTFKAMYVQGEDILQSDPNTQHVQAALSSLECLIVQDIFLNETALYAHVFLPGSSFLEKDGTFTNAERRINRVRKVMKPLAKYADWEVTQKLSNALGYPMNYGHPSEIMDEIASLVPSFSQVSYKKLEEQGSIQWPCNEEFPNGSPIMHVESFPIGNGRFAITPYLASEDRANKRFPLLLTTGRILSQYNVGAQTRRTANQTWHKEDVLEIHPNDADERGINDGDWLGITSRAGDTVLKAKVSERMQSGVVFTTFHHPISGANVITTDSSDWATNCPEYKVTAVQVEKVTSPSDWQTRYKKFSEQQKEHFKRSPKKEKTTIGR, translated from the coding sequence ATGGTTAATTATTATAATCCCGCAACTGAAGGCGCTTCACATCAGCCAAAGTTTGATGTGAATAAAGATTATGGAACCCCTGCGAGTAAATCTACTGAGACAGTATGCATAGAAATAGATGGCGTAACGCTGACTGTTGCTGAAGGTACTTCAGTGCTTCGCGCTGCGGCCATGGCTGACATTAACATTCCCAAATTATGTGCAAGTGATAATTTAAAAGCGTTTGGCTCCTGTCGTTTGTGCGCTGTACAAATTACCGGAATGCGCGGATACCCAGCCTCATGTACCACCCCAGTAAAAGAAGGTATGGTGGTAACCACACAAAATGATGATATTGCTAAATTACGCCGTAATATCATGGAACTGTATATATCTGATCATCCACTTGACTGCTTAACTTGTTCAAGTAATGGTGATTGTGAATTACAAGACGTAGCCGGTGCCGTAGGTTTACGTGAAGTACGTTATGGCTTTGATGGCGATAATCATCTTGATGCCAAAATTGATGACTCGAACCCTTATTTCACTTTCGAGCCAAGCAAATGTATAACCTGCTCTCGGTGCGTTAGAGCATGTGAAGAAGTCCAAGGCACTTTTGCCTTAACTATTGAAGGTCGTGGTTTTGCATCGAAAGTCAGTGCAGGGACTAGCGATGAGAATTTCATGTCCTCTGATTGTGTATCTTGTGGCGCCTGTGTGCAGGCATGCCCTACAGCAACACTGATGGAAAAGTCAGTGATCGAAAAAGGGCAGCCAGAACATAGCATCATCACTACCTGTGCATATTGTGGCGTGGGTTGTTCATTCAAGGCTGAAATGAAAGGCGAAGAAGTTATACGCATGGTGCCCTACAAGGGCGGCAAGGCCAACCAAGGCCACTCCTGTGTTAAAGGACGCTTTGCTTTTGGTTATGCCACTCATAAAGATCGCGTAACTGAGCCTATGGTGCGCGACAGCATTGATGAAGAATGGAAAGTGGTTAGTTGGGATGAAGCGTTAGCATTTTCAGCCAACAAAATTAAAAACATTCAGGCTAAATATGGTCGTGAAAGTGTTGGCGGGATCACCTCATCTCGTTGTACCAATGAAGAAACCTATCTGGTTCAAAAATTGATACGCGCTGCTTTTGGCAATAATAATACCGATACCTGTGCCCGTGTTTGTCATTCACCTACAGGTTATGGATTAAAAGCAACAATCGGAGAGTCTGCTGGTACCCAAACATTCGAATCGGTAATGCAATCCGATGTGATCATGGTTATCGGAGCAAATCCTACTGACGCACACCCTGTATTTGCATCAATGTTGCGTAAACGTTTGCGTGAGGGAGCCGAATTAATTGTGGTTGACCCAAGAACGATTGATTTACTTAACACCGCTCATATCAGCGCTAATCATCATCTTCCGTTAAAACCGGGCACTAACGTTGCTATGATAAATGCAATAGCACACGTGGTTATTAGTGAAGGCCTTGAAGATAAACATTTCATTGAAAAGCGCACGGATGAATATAACGCATGGCGTGAATTTATACTCGATGAGGTCAACTCGCCCGAAGCAATGGAAAGCATCACCACTGTTAATGCTGAACAAATCCGTATTGCAGCCCGTGCCTTTGCCAAGGCAAAAAATGGTGCAATCTATTATGGCTTAGGTGTTACAGAGCACAGCCAAGGTTCTACCATGGTAATGGGTATAGCAAACTTAGCGCTGGCGACCGGAAACATAGGTCGTGAAGGCGTGGGTATCAACCCGTTACGCGGACAAAATAATGTACAAGGGTCTTGTGATATGGGTTCATTCCCGCAAGAACTTCCGGGTTATCAACATGTAAGCGATGATTTACTCCGCGGAAAATTTGAAAAAAATTGGGGTGTTACCTTAGATAACGAACCTGGTTTGCGCATTCCAAACATGTTTGATGCGGCGATTGAGGGCACATTTAAAGCCATGTATGTGCAAGGAGAAGATATCCTTCAATCAGACCCTAATACACAACATGTTCAAGCAGCATTGTCATCATTAGAATGTTTAATTGTGCAGGACATTTTTTTAAATGAAACGGCCCTATACGCACACGTATTTTTACCGGGCTCTTCATTTCTTGAAAAAGACGGCACATTTACCAATGCCGAAAGACGCATAAATCGAGTCCGTAAAGTAATGAAGCCATTGGCTAAGTACGCGGATTGGGAAGTGACTCAAAAGTTATCAAATGCACTAGGTTACCCTATGAATTATGGGCATCCGTCTGAAATAATGGACGAGATAGCATCACTAGTTCCCTCTTTTAGTCAGGTAAGTTATAAAAAGCTAGAAGAGCAGGGCAGTATTCAGTGGCCTTGTAACGAAGAATTTCCAAATGGTTCACCGATTATGCATGTGGAAAGCTTTCCAATTGGTAATGGTCGTTTTGCTATTACTCCTTATCTTGCAAGTGAAGACCGTGCAAATAAGCGGTTCCCACTACTATTAACAACAGGGCGGATACTTAGTCAGTATAATGTAGGTGCGCAAACACGCCGAACAGCTAATCAAACTTGGCACAAAGAGGATGTGCTTGAAATACACCCTAATGATGCAGACGAAAGAGGCATTAATGATGGTGATTGGTTAGGGATTACGAGCCGAGCTGGTGATACTGTGCTGAAAGCGAAAGTCAGTGAGCGTATGCAAAGTGGCGTGGTGTTTACGACCTTTCATCACCCTATTAGTGGTGCGAACGTTATTACTACCGATAGCTCTGATTGGGCGACCAATTGTCCAGAATATAAGGTAACCGCTGTACAGGTTGAAAAAGTCACATCGCCATCAGATTGGCAGACGCGTTATAAGAAGTTTAGTGAGCAACAAAAAGAGCACTTTAAACGCTCCCCTAAAAAAGAAAAGACGACAATAGGAAGATAA
- a CDS encoding formate dehydrogenase beta subunit: protein MMNIKMFIPRESTALSLGAHDVARAVSDYSTQHKTELNLIRNGSRGMFWLEPMVEVETSKGRFAYGPVDVSDVPSIMEDITTNLLSKHTQEHRLALGLTEELAYLKKQTRLTFARAGITDPLSLNDYLALDGFSGLHKALAATSQEIVSTVVDSGLRGRGGAAFPTGIKWQTVHDAPSDKKYIVCNADEGDSGTFADRLVMECDPFMLIEGMIIAGLAVGADEGYIYLRSEYPVADEILQEAIVIATKEGYLGNDICGSGRTFNLEVRLGAEAYICGEETSLLESMEGKRGVVRFKPPLPAIEGFFGKPTVVNNVLSLSAIPYILSQGGQAYQQYGANRSRGTLPFQLAGNVKQGGLIELPFGSTLQSLLDDFSGGTQSARPIRAIQVGGPLGAYLPTSKFDIPLDYEEFTNASAVLGHGGIVIFDDTVDMLEQARFSMEFCVDESCGKCTPCRIGSTRGVEVIDRIKYDDSRAENMILLSDLCETMINGSLCAMGSMTPIPVISAYKDFPEDFHLPSNNAVLEETNHG from the coding sequence ATGATGAATATTAAAATGTTTATTCCACGAGAAAGTACTGCATTATCTCTAGGTGCCCATGATGTTGCGCGCGCTGTATCAGACTATTCAACTCAGCATAAAACAGAGTTAAACTTAATACGAAATGGCTCCCGTGGTATGTTTTGGTTAGAGCCTATGGTGGAGGTCGAGACCTCAAAAGGGCGGTTTGCTTATGGCCCGGTTGATGTCTCAGATGTGCCCAGCATCATGGAAGACATCACAACCAATTTATTATCCAAGCATACTCAGGAGCATAGGTTAGCACTCGGCCTGACCGAAGAGCTCGCATACTTAAAAAAACAAACACGATTAACTTTTGCCCGCGCCGGCATAACAGATCCCTTATCGCTGAATGATTACTTGGCACTGGATGGATTCAGTGGACTACACAAAGCACTTGCCGCTACCAGCCAAGAAATCGTTAGCACGGTTGTCGATTCTGGACTAAGAGGACGTGGTGGAGCCGCTTTCCCAACCGGTATAAAATGGCAAACTGTGCATGATGCTCCTTCCGATAAAAAATATATTGTGTGTAATGCTGATGAAGGAGATTCAGGTACCTTTGCTGATAGGTTAGTGATGGAATGTGATCCCTTTATGCTTATTGAAGGCATGATCATTGCGGGACTGGCAGTGGGTGCTGACGAAGGCTATATTTACCTTAGGTCTGAGTACCCTGTTGCCGATGAAATACTCCAGGAAGCCATTGTAATAGCGACAAAAGAGGGTTACTTAGGGAATGATATTTGTGGCAGCGGGAGAACATTTAACCTGGAAGTCAGGTTAGGCGCTGAGGCTTATATTTGTGGCGAGGAAACCTCATTATTAGAGTCTATGGAAGGTAAACGCGGTGTTGTTCGCTTCAAGCCGCCCTTACCAGCCATCGAGGGTTTTTTTGGTAAACCAACAGTAGTGAATAACGTATTATCCTTATCAGCCATTCCTTATATTCTGAGTCAAGGTGGACAGGCATACCAACAATATGGAGCCAATCGTTCCAGAGGTACCCTGCCATTTCAATTAGCTGGAAATGTAAAACAAGGTGGACTTATCGAGTTGCCCTTTGGCTCAACCTTACAAAGTCTACTTGACGATTTTTCTGGTGGAACACAAAGTGCAAGACCAATCAGAGCAATTCAGGTTGGCGGACCTTTAGGTGCGTATCTACCCACCTCTAAATTTGATATTCCGCTGGACTATGAGGAGTTTACTAATGCATCAGCAGTGCTAGGTCACGGTGGTATAGTCATTTTTGACGACACTGTAGATATGCTAGAGCAAGCCCGGTTTTCAATGGAATTTTGTGTCGATGAATCTTGTGGTAAGTGTACCCCTTGCAGAATCGGCTCAACGCGCGGTGTGGAGGTGATTGATCGGATAAAATATGATGATTCTCGCGCTGAAAACATGATATTACTGAGCGACTTATGTGAAACCATGATTAATGGCTCCTTGTGTGCCATGGGAAGTATGACCCCAATCCCAGTTATAAGTGCTTATAAAGATTTTCCCGAAGATTTTCATTTACCTTCAAACAACGCAGTATTAGAGGAAACTAACCATGGTTAA
- a CDS encoding formate dehydrogenase subunit gamma, translating into MQLDFSSDLSNVVKIIDTLKHKKGALLPILHQIQREIGYIPLKTIDTIAKKLQQTPAEIHGVISFYHQFRTSQPGEHKIQICRAEACQSRGSRELEQHAKEHLDIEYRGTTADKKFSLDSVYCLGNCATGPNVRINDELYGRVSNEKFERLVSTFKTQVKGR; encoded by the coding sequence ATGCAATTAGATTTTTCTTCAGATTTATCAAATGTGGTCAAAATCATTGACACACTAAAACATAAGAAAGGTGCTTTGCTGCCCATTTTGCATCAAATCCAGAGAGAGATTGGATATATTCCATTAAAAACAATTGACACAATAGCCAAAAAACTTCAGCAAACACCGGCTGAAATTCATGGAGTGATCAGTTTCTATCATCAATTTAGAACATCACAACCGGGTGAGCACAAAATTCAAATATGTCGTGCTGAGGCTTGCCAATCACGCGGAAGCAGAGAGCTAGAACAACATGCTAAAGAACACCTCGATATCGAATACAGAGGTACAACCGCTGATAAAAAATTTAGTCTCGATAGTGTTTACTGTTTAGGTAATTGTGCAACGGGCCCTAATGTAAGAATTAACGACGAGCTCTATGGCCGAGTGAGTAATGAGAAATTTGAACGTCTTGTTTCCACATTTAAAACACAAGTTAAAGGGAGATAA
- a CDS encoding substrate-binding domain-containing protein, translating into MQNKVAIAKRIYIKAAWKFYDENGDNVDPRIFPLLNAIHESGKLTKAAVELGISYRHVWNILKKCTDFFGSELVELQKGKGATLTPLGEKLLWAEQLVNARFEPQLNSLASELNLEIQKNLTFKEPLLRIVASHGYAVALLPEFTNKFKLNLQYKTAEESLQALTKGQCDIAAFHLPTDIVNQTLVDMYSKYFKPNTYKVIRFVTRQQGLMVKNGNPKGIEKIEDLLRADIKFINRQDNSGTRLLIEEIFRRATVDFEQVAGFHEIEFTHSAIAAYVASGMADTGIGVETAARQFGLDFIPLTTENYVLVCHHKSVKKFAVQQLIAELKTEKFQQSVMTLAGYKPVCCGDVCNLEDILPW; encoded by the coding sequence ATGCAGAATAAAGTAGCGATAGCAAAGAGAATATATATTAAGGCTGCATGGAAGTTTTATGATGAAAACGGCGATAATGTTGATCCCCGAATTTTTCCTTTACTAAATGCAATTCATGAATCAGGTAAATTAACCAAAGCCGCGGTTGAACTCGGAATATCTTATCGTCACGTGTGGAATATTTTAAAAAAATGTACTGATTTTTTTGGCTCTGAGTTAGTTGAATTACAGAAGGGAAAAGGGGCAACATTGACCCCTTTAGGTGAAAAGTTATTATGGGCAGAACAACTAGTTAACGCACGCTTTGAGCCTCAACTTAATAGTCTAGCCTCAGAATTAAATTTGGAAATACAAAAGAATTTAACATTTAAAGAACCCTTATTAAGAATTGTAGCCAGTCATGGTTACGCAGTGGCTTTGTTACCTGAATTTACAAATAAATTTAAATTAAATTTACAATATAAAACCGCTGAGGAATCACTTCAGGCTCTGACGAAAGGGCAATGTGATATTGCTGCATTTCATTTGCCCACTGATATCGTAAACCAGACTCTCGTCGATATGTATAGTAAATATTTTAAGCCGAATACCTACAAGGTCATTCGGTTTGTTACAAGGCAACAAGGCTTGATGGTCAAAAATGGCAATCCTAAAGGTATTGAAAAAATTGAAGACTTATTGCGCGCCGACATTAAGTTTATCAATCGTCAGGACAACTCAGGGACACGTTTATTGATCGAAGAAATATTTAGAAGGGCAACAGTTGATTTTGAACAAGTTGCAGGTTTTCATGAAATTGAATTTACACACTCAGCTATTGCTGCTTATGTGGCTTCTGGGATGGCCGATACGGGTATTGGAGTTGAAACGGCAGCAAGACAATTTGGTTTAGATTTTATACCATTAACAACAGAAAATTACGTCTTAGTGTGCCATCATAAATCCGTCAAAAAATTTGCAGTGCAACAATTAATTGCCGAGTTAAAAACTGAAAAATTTCAACAATCGGTAATGACACTTGCAGGCTATAAGCCGGTTTGTTGTGGGGATGTTTGTAATTTAGAGGATATATTACCTTGGTGA